The following proteins are encoded in a genomic region of Sparus aurata chromosome 11, fSpaAur1.1, whole genome shotgun sequence:
- the enc3 gene encoding ectodermal-neural cortex 3 has product MSVSNHENRKSRSSSGSMNIHLFHKTSHADSLLTQLNLLRKRKVFTDVVLKAGNRSFPCHRAVLASCSRYFEAMFSGGLRESRDADVNFHDSLHPEVLELLLDYAYSARVIINEENAESLLEAGDMLQFHDIRDAAAEFLEKNLHQSNCLGMMLLSDAHQCQRLYELSWRMCLANFATLFKTEDFLSLPREKFKELILSEELEVEDESLVYEAVIDWVKADMERRHSELPELLRCVRLALLPETYLLKNVASEELVMCHKVGREIVEDAVRCKMRILQNDGIVTGFCARPRKVSQALLLLGGQTFMCDKVYMIDNKTKEITPKTDIPSPRKECSACAIGCKVYVTGGRGSENGASKDVWVYDTLHDEWSKAAPMLVARFGHGSAELDHQLFVVGGHTSLAGSFPASPSVSLKQVEQYDPQTNKWTLVAPLREGVSNAAVVGAKNKLFAFGGTSVNRDKYPKVQCFDPCQNRWSVPAACPQLWRYTAAAVVGNHVVVIGGDTEFSASSAYRFNSETYQWSKFGDVTAKRISCHAVASGNRLYVVGGYFGAQRCKTLDCYDPSSDSWDSVTSVPYSLIPTAFVSTWKYLPA; this is encoded by the exons ATGTCTGTCAGTAACCACGAAAACAGAAAGTCTCGCTCCAGTTCTGGCTCCATGAATATCCATCTCTTCCACAAGACGTCCCACGCCGACAGCCTGTTGACTCAGCTCAACCTGTTACGCAAACGAAAAGTCTTCACCGATGTTGTCCTAAAGGCTGGAAACCGATCCTTCCCCTGCCACCGTGCCGTCCTGGCCTCCTGCAGCAGATACTTTGAGGCCATGTTCAGCGGCGGGCTCAGGGAGAGTCGGGATGCTGACGTCAACTTCCACGACTCTCTCCACCCAGAGGTGCTGGAGCTCTTGCTTGACTACGCCTACTCTGCCCGAGTCATCATCAATGAGGAAAACGCAGAATCGCTCCTAGAAGCTGGCGACATGCTTCAGTTTCACGACATCAGGGACGCAGCGGCGGAGTTTCTCGAAAAGAACCTCCACCAGTCAAACTGTCTGGGGATGATGTTGCTGTCGGACGCCCACCAGTGCCAGAGACTGTACGAGCTGTCGTGGAGGATGTGCCTGGCCAACTTTGCTACTCTCTTCAAGACAGAGGACTTCCTCAGCCTCCCTAGAGAAAAATTCAAGGAGCTGATCCTTAGCGAGGAGCTGGAAGTGGAGGATGAGAGCCTGGTGTATGAGGCGGTCATCGACTGGGTGAAGGCCGACATGGAGCGCAGGCACAGCGAGCTGCCCGAGCTGCTGCGCTGTGTCCGCCTGGCGCTGCTCCCTGAAACGTACCTGCTGAAGAACGTTGCCTCAGAGGAGCTGGTGATGTGTCACAAGGTGGGCCGGGAGATCGTGGAAGACGCCGTGCGGTGCAAAATGAGGATCCTCCAGAATGACGGTATTGTGACGGGGTTCTGTGCCCGGCCCAGGAAAGTTAGCcaggcgctgctgctgctgggaggaCAGACGTTCATGTGTGATAAAGTCTACATGATCGACAACAAGACCAAGGAGATCACCCCTAAAACAGACATCCCCAGCCCCCGGAAAGAGTGCAGCGCCTGTGCTATCGGCTGCAAG GTTTATGTTACTGGAGGACGTGGCTCAGAAAACGGGGCATCCAAAGACGTCTGGGTCTACGACACATTACACGACGAGTGGTCCAAAGCTGCACCGATGTTGGTGGCCAGATTCGGACACGGCTCTGCGGAGCTCGACCACCAACTGTTTGTTGTGGGAGGACACACTTCTCTTGCGGGATCCTTCCCTGCATCTCCGTCTGTGTCTCTCAAACAGGTGGAGCAGTACGACCCCCAGACCAATAAATGGACCCTGGTGGCTCCGCTCAGAGAAGGGGTGAGCAACGCCGCTGTCGTCGGTGccaaaaacaaactctttgcaTTTGGGGGCACCAGTGTAAACAGAGACAAATACCCCAAGGTGCAGTGTTTCGACCCGTGCCAGAACCGTTGGTCCGTGCCTGCAGCCTGTCCGCAGCTGTGGCGCTACACTGCAGCGGCTGTGGTCGGCAACCATGTTGTGGTGATCGGAGGCGACACCGAATTCTCCGCCAGCTCTGCTTACCGGTTCAACAGCGAGACGTACCAGTGGTCAAAGTTTGGCGACGTGACAGCCAAACGGATCAGCTGCCATGCCGTGGCATCAGGAAACAGACTATATGTGGTCGGAGGGTACTTTGGGGCTCAGAGGTGCAAGACACTAGACTGTTACGATCCATCATCAGACTCTTGGGACAGCGTGACCAGTGTGCCATACTCGCTCATTCCCACTGCCTTCGTCAGCACGTGGAAGTACCTCCCAGCGTAG
- the timm13 gene encoding mitochondrial import inner membrane translocase subunit Tim13 has product MDGFGSDFSAGGSGGKVDTGTIMEQVKVQIAVANAQELLQRMTDKCFKKCIGKPGSTLDNSEQKCIAMCMDRYMDAWNTVSRTYNSRLQRERARM; this is encoded by the exons ATGGACGGGTTCGGTTCAGACTTCTCAGCAGGCGGATCCGGAGGTAAGGTGGACACCGGTACCATCATGGAGCAGGTCAAGGTCCAGATCGCGGTGGCTAATGCACAGGAGCTACTGCAG AGAATGACGGACAAATGTTTCAAGAAGTGCATAGGTAAACCTGGGAGCACGCTGGACAACTCTGAGCAG AAATGTATTGCAATGTGCATGGACCGGTATATGGATGCCTGGAACACTGTATCCCGAACATACAACTCCAGATTACAGAGGGAAAGAGCTCGCATGTGA